A single genomic interval of Microbacterium oleivorans harbors:
- a CDS encoding ribonuclease HII — protein sequence MSVVAPRLTVERRLLREHDLVIALDEVGRGALAGPVAVGAAVLDASRARRRIPEGLRDSKLVTELRRPGLATRAADWVVASAVGWASPAEIDERGIMRALGLAAVRALAGLEGIDPRTADAVVILDGNHDYVTPVSGPGMTIQTIVKADRDCASAAAASVIAKVSRDAHMVELHDETPMYEWVRNKGYASALHRDAIRAHGLSRHHRASWAIADAPTLF from the coding sequence ATGAGCGTCGTCGCGCCCCGCCTCACTGTCGAGCGGCGGTTGCTACGCGAACACGATCTCGTGATCGCGCTCGACGAGGTCGGTCGGGGTGCGCTGGCCGGGCCGGTCGCGGTCGGCGCGGCCGTCCTCGATGCCTCGCGCGCTCGGCGCCGCATCCCCGAGGGACTCCGGGACTCCAAGCTCGTCACCGAGCTCCGTCGACCCGGCCTCGCCACGCGCGCGGCGGACTGGGTCGTCGCCTCGGCGGTCGGCTGGGCATCGCCTGCCGAGATCGACGAGAGGGGGATCATGCGTGCTCTCGGCCTCGCTGCCGTCCGGGCGCTCGCGGGGCTGGAAGGCATCGATCCGCGCACCGCGGACGCGGTGGTGATCCTCGACGGCAACCACGACTACGTCACGCCGGTCTCCGGGCCCGGCATGACGATCCAGACCATCGTGAAGGCCGACCGCGACTGCGCGAGCGCCGCCGCCGCCTCCGTCATCGCGAAGGTGTCGCGCGACGCGCACATGGTCGAACTGCACGATGAGACGCCGATGTACGAGTGGGTCCGCAACAAGGGGTACGCCAGCGCGCTGCACCGCGACGCGATCCGCGCCCACGGTCTCAGCCGTCACCATCGGGCGTCGTGGGCGATCGCCGACGCGCCGACGTTGTTCTGA
- a CDS encoding DUF2469 family protein, translating into MDDEVFEDYDRELELALYKEYRDVVSQFQYVIETERRFYLANDVNVVRRDTEHDFYFELTMKDVWVWDIYRADRFVKSVRVLTFKDVNVEELQRRDFELPDELSLDS; encoded by the coding sequence ATGGATGACGAAGTCTTCGAAGACTACGACCGCGAACTGGAGCTGGCGCTCTACAAGGAGTACCGCGACGTCGTATCGCAGTTCCAGTACGTGATCGAGACCGAACGTCGCTTCTACCTCGCCAACGACGTCAACGTCGTCCGTCGCGACACGGAGCACGACTTCTATTTCGAGCTCACGATGAAGGACGTCTGGGTCTGGGACATCTACCGCGCCGACCGTTTCGTGAAGTCGGTGCGTGTGCTGACCTTCAAGGACGTCAACGTCGAGGAGCTTCAGCGCCGCGACTTCGAGCTGCCCGACGAGCTCTCGCTCGACAGCTGA
- a CDS encoding YraN family protein, producing the protein MAAKDERGRAGEERAARHLTERGYDILDRNWRHRQGEIDIVAGTRTELVVVEVKTRRTDWFGHPFEAVDARKKDRLWRLACAWIAANPDRVRGRRLRLDVIGITGEDVESAIVEHIEDLR; encoded by the coding sequence ATGGCAGCGAAGGACGAGCGAGGGCGCGCGGGCGAGGAACGCGCCGCGCGGCACCTGACCGAACGGGGATACGACATCCTCGACCGCAACTGGCGCCACCGCCAGGGCGAGATCGACATCGTGGCGGGTACGCGCACGGAGCTGGTCGTGGTCGAGGTCAAGACGCGACGCACCGACTGGTTCGGGCATCCGTTCGAGGCGGTGGACGCCCGCAAGAAGGACCGCCTGTGGCGGCTCGCCTGCGCCTGGATCGCGGCGAATCCCGATCGTGTGCGCGGACGACGGCTCCGGCTCGATGTCATCGGCATCACCGGTGAGGACGTCGAGAGTGCGATCGTGGAGCACATCGAGGACCTCCGATGA
- a CDS encoding YifB family Mg chelatase-like AAA ATPase yields MSVGRTWAVSLTGLVGDLVEVEADLSNQTPAFRIVGLADRALAEAQQRVHNACSNSGLPLSRRRVTVNLSPASLPKQGSGFDLAIAIAALATELPMDAASLAETVHIGELGLDGRLRPVPGVLPAVVAAARAGRRTVIVPERNRAEAELVEGIRVVGCRSLAAVARWHGLDLDVSDDEAESGVVPAPSPERETPAGDLADVRGQEEAVSAVVVAAAGGHHLLMSGPPGAGKTMLARRLPGILPPLDDDTALHVASVRSLSGDPLDRLSRQPPFEAPHHSVSVAALVGGGSRSLRPGAIARASGGVLFLDEAGEFGAHALDSLRQPLESGTIDIHRAGFRASLPARFQLVLATNPCPCGQYGVRGGTCSCPSIAIRRYLGRLSGPLLDRIDIELALNRVSVADLTMAGESGTTSEEARARVAVARRRAAARLAPTPWRTNAEVSGAWLRDGPLAPEPRVRAPLDTALQRGALTLRGYDRVLRVAWSVADLAGNDRLTLSDVGRALFLKKGIEQ; encoded by the coding sequence ATGAGCGTCGGACGCACGTGGGCGGTCTCGCTCACGGGTCTCGTCGGCGACCTCGTCGAGGTCGAGGCCGACCTGTCGAACCAGACCCCGGCCTTCCGCATCGTCGGGCTGGCGGACCGGGCCCTCGCCGAAGCCCAGCAACGGGTGCACAACGCCTGCTCCAACAGCGGTCTGCCGCTGTCGCGGCGACGGGTGACGGTGAACCTCTCGCCCGCAAGCCTGCCGAAGCAGGGCTCGGGTTTCGACCTGGCCATCGCGATCGCCGCGCTCGCGACCGAGCTGCCGATGGATGCCGCGTCGCTCGCCGAGACGGTCCACATCGGCGAGCTGGGTCTCGATGGCAGGCTCCGCCCGGTACCGGGGGTTCTTCCGGCGGTCGTGGCCGCCGCACGCGCCGGACGCCGCACCGTCATCGTCCCGGAGCGCAATCGTGCGGAGGCCGAGCTGGTGGAGGGGATCCGGGTCGTGGGCTGCCGGTCGCTCGCAGCGGTGGCCCGCTGGCACGGACTCGACCTCGACGTGTCCGACGATGAGGCGGAGTCCGGTGTCGTGCCGGCCCCCTCACCGGAGCGGGAGACCCCGGCGGGTGACCTCGCCGACGTGCGCGGGCAGGAGGAGGCGGTTTCCGCCGTCGTCGTCGCCGCGGCGGGCGGCCACCACCTGCTCATGAGCGGTCCGCCGGGCGCGGGCAAGACCATGCTCGCTCGGCGGCTCCCGGGCATCCTGCCGCCTCTCGACGACGACACGGCCCTGCACGTCGCGTCCGTGCGGTCGCTCTCGGGCGACCCGCTCGATCGGCTGAGCCGCCAGCCGCCCTTCGAGGCCCCGCACCACAGCGTCAGCGTCGCGGCGCTCGTCGGCGGCGGGAGCAGGTCGCTGCGGCCGGGTGCCATCGCGCGTGCCAGCGGCGGAGTGCTCTTCCTCGATGAGGCGGGCGAGTTCGGTGCCCACGCCCTCGACTCGCTGCGCCAGCCGCTCGAATCGGGCACGATCGACATTCACCGAGCCGGGTTCCGGGCCTCCCTCCCGGCGCGGTTCCAGCTGGTGCTGGCGACCAACCCCTGCCCGTGCGGGCAGTACGGGGTGCGCGGCGGGACCTGCTCGTGTCCCTCGATCGCCATCCGGCGCTATCTCGGTCGGCTCTCCGGTCCGCTGCTGGACCGCATCGACATCGAGCTCGCGCTCAACCGTGTCTCGGTGGCCGACCTGACGATGGCGGGGGAGTCGGGCACGACATCGGAGGAGGCTCGCGCTCGCGTGGCCGTGGCGCGCCGCCGAGCCGCGGCTCGACTCGCCCCGACGCCATGGCGCACCAACGCCGAGGTGTCGGGAGCATGGCTTCGGGACGGTCCGCTGGCACCCGAGCCTCGGGTACGGGCACCGCTCGACACGGCGCTGCAGCGCGGCGCGCTGACCCTCCGCGGGTACGACCGGGTGCTGCGCGTCGCGTGGTCGGTGGCCGACCTGGCCGGCAACGACCGGCTCACCCTCTCGGACGTGGGCCGGGCGCTCTTCCTGAAGAAGGGGATCGAGCAATGA
- the dprA gene encoding DNA-processing protein DprA, which yields MKPAELRASLRSLARPEQLADGEAVAERYARARWSVLAEPGDAVAGLAVARLGAAAALEAALGGGPAPETLELADRDWSRALGRWQPRRDDHTYPIELAQRVGARLVIPGDADWPTRLDDLGVHAPFALWVRGRASVLAGEAPAVALVGARAATSYGVRVTAEIAGDLAARGATIVSGAAFGIDAAAHRASIAVGGQGIAVLAGGVEKAYPAAHGELLTGLSRQGAVISEVPCGTAPTKWRFLQRNRVIAALADATVVVEAGWRSGSLNTAGHAASLGRALGAVPGPVTSAASAGCHRILREYDGHCITSADDVRELIGWSPDDPPSTDPGAAASRTDDTTRILDALSARTPRQVSEVARRSGLPAEEATALLGLLALEGRAEVDPRGWRRPRS from the coding sequence ATGAAGCCAGCCGAGCTGCGCGCGTCCCTTCGCAGCCTCGCCCGGCCTGAACAGCTCGCCGACGGTGAGGCGGTCGCCGAACGGTACGCCCGCGCCCGATGGTCGGTGCTCGCCGAGCCCGGGGACGCGGTCGCGGGTCTGGCGGTCGCGCGACTGGGGGCCGCCGCCGCGCTGGAGGCCGCCCTGGGCGGCGGCCCGGCGCCCGAGACGCTCGAGCTCGCCGATCGAGACTGGTCGCGCGCGCTCGGACGGTGGCAGCCGCGACGCGACGATCACACGTACCCGATCGAGCTCGCGCAGCGTGTGGGGGCGCGTCTGGTGATCCCCGGGGACGCCGATTGGCCCACGCGGCTCGACGATCTCGGCGTGCACGCGCCTTTCGCCCTGTGGGTGCGCGGACGCGCGTCAGTGCTGGCGGGGGAGGCGCCGGCGGTCGCCTTGGTGGGCGCGCGGGCGGCCACCTCGTACGGTGTGCGCGTGACCGCGGAGATCGCGGGGGATCTGGCGGCTCGCGGCGCGACGATCGTGTCGGGTGCGGCGTTCGGCATCGACGCAGCAGCACACCGCGCGAGCATCGCCGTGGGCGGCCAGGGCATCGCCGTGCTGGCGGGCGGCGTAGAGAAGGCCTACCCCGCCGCCCACGGCGAGCTGTTGACCGGCCTGTCACGGCAGGGTGCGGTGATCAGCGAGGTGCCCTGCGGGACGGCGCCCACCAAATGGCGCTTCCTCCAGCGCAACCGGGTGATCGCCGCCCTGGCCGATGCGACCGTGGTCGTCGAGGCGGGGTGGCGCTCGGGTTCGCTGAACACCGCCGGACACGCAGCGTCTCTCGGGCGTGCGCTGGGCGCCGTGCCGGGCCCGGTCACCTCGGCCGCGTCCGCCGGGTGCCACCGCATCCTGCGGGAGTACGACGGGCACTGCATCACGAGCGCCGACGATGTGCGGGAGCTGATCGGCTGGTCGCCGGATGATCCGCCGTCGACCGATCCCGGCGCGGCCGCCTCCCGCACGGACGACACCACCCGCATCCTCGACGCGCTGAGCGCACGGACACCCCGGCAGGTGTCGGAGGTCGCGCGGCGCTCGGGGCTGCCCGCCGAGGAGGCCACGGCATTGCTGGGCCTGCTCGCGCTCGAGGGTCGAGCCGAGGTCGATCCGCGCGGCTGGCGCCGGCCTCGATCGTGA
- a CDS encoding tyrosine-type recombinase/integrase: protein MRISAASAAYGEHLRRVRRLSEHTVRAYLSDLGDLAEAADDIELGEVDIDVLRDWIWRASERGDARATLARRTASVRGFFSWAAERAMIDVDPALRLATPKRAGTLPRVATADTLATVLDDLRTEAATGDPVLLRDHAVLEMLYATGIRVSELCGLDLADIDDERRTARVTGKGDRDRVVPIGGPALAALHAYAVRGRPALAARAAEGARRADAVFLGRRGGRMGSRAVYTLVAERLGPAMGAETVGPHTLRHSAATHLLDGGADLRAVQEILGHASLGTTQIYTHVSGERLAAAYRQAHPRA, encoded by the coding sequence ATGCGCATCTCTGCGGCGTCGGCGGCGTACGGCGAGCACCTCCGACGGGTGCGACGGCTCTCGGAGCACACCGTGCGGGCGTACCTGTCGGACTTGGGCGACCTCGCCGAGGCCGCCGACGACATCGAGCTGGGTGAGGTCGACATCGACGTGCTCCGCGACTGGATCTGGCGCGCGAGCGAGCGCGGAGACGCGCGTGCGACGCTTGCGCGGCGCACCGCGAGCGTGCGCGGCTTCTTCTCGTGGGCCGCCGAGCGCGCCATGATCGACGTCGACCCGGCGCTGCGCCTGGCCACACCGAAGCGGGCCGGGACGCTGCCGCGCGTCGCGACCGCCGACACGCTCGCAACGGTGCTCGACGACCTCCGAACCGAGGCCGCCACCGGCGACCCGGTGCTGCTGCGCGACCACGCCGTGCTCGAGATGCTCTACGCCACCGGGATCCGGGTCTCGGAGCTGTGCGGGCTCGACCTCGCGGACATCGACGACGAGCGTCGGACCGCGCGCGTCACCGGCAAGGGCGATCGGGACCGGGTCGTCCCGATCGGCGGGCCCGCGCTCGCGGCGCTGCACGCCTACGCGGTGCGGGGTCGTCCCGCACTCGCCGCCCGCGCCGCGGAGGGAGCGCGGCGCGCGGACGCGGTGTTCCTGGGACGGCGCGGGGGGCGGATGGGATCGCGCGCGGTCTACACCCTGGTCGCGGAGCGGCTCGGGCCCGCGATGGGCGCGGAGACGGTCGGACCGCACACGCTCCGCCATTCCGCCGCCACGCACCTGCTCGACGGGGGTGCAGATCTGCGCGCGGTGCAGGAGATCCTCGGACACGCGAGCCTGGGTACCACTCAGATCTACACCCATGTCTCGGGGGAGCGCCTGGCGGCCGCATACCGCCAGGCCCACCCGCGAGCCTGA
- a CDS encoding DUF3060 domain-containing protein translates to MRRALVSSALAGAVLFVTACAPAASAPPERVVRPSAPAPASSTTAPSTSVAPSPATPTPGASVPGAAGPACIDGVVDVRGTDLDVVFSGECARVEIEGAGLEVDLSGARVDAVIVRGDRIEVEVDDVGALDITGQGSDVEADTVGALTIAGDRNEVDAAEIGTVAVSGNDNRVEADRLGAVQQSGDRNDIRAD, encoded by the coding sequence ATGAGAAGAGCGCTCGTGTCGTCCGCCCTCGCGGGGGCGGTACTGTTCGTCACGGCCTGCGCGCCGGCGGCATCGGCGCCGCCCGAGCGGGTCGTCCGGCCGAGTGCCCCGGCGCCCGCTTCTTCGACGACTGCTCCCTCGACGTCCGTCGCGCCGTCGCCGGCGACTCCGACTCCGGGCGCATCGGTTCCCGGAGCAGCCGGCCCGGCCTGCATCGACGGCGTCGTCGACGTCCGCGGCACCGACCTCGACGTCGTCTTCAGCGGCGAATGCGCGCGCGTCGAGATCGAGGGCGCCGGTCTCGAGGTCGACCTGTCGGGCGCGCGAGTCGATGCCGTCATCGTGCGCGGCGATCGCATCGAGGTCGAAGTCGACGACGTGGGGGCGCTGGACATCACGGGGCAGGGATCCGATGTGGAGGCCGACACGGTCGGTGCGCTGACCATCGCCGGGGATCGCAACGAGGTCGATGCGGCCGAGATCGGGACGGTGGCGGTCTCGGGCAACGACAACCGCGTGGAGGCGGACCGGTTGGGCGCCGTTCAGCAGTCCGGCGACCGCAACGACATCCGAGCCGACTGA
- a CDS encoding M23 family metallopeptidase, which translates to MPRHAARSVGAIAVAVAVTVALSSTTAGAAVGRDDPTNARWLPPVASPTVVRGFEAPEHAYAAGHRGVDLRSGADEVVVAPALGVVAFAGPVAGRSVITIDHGDGFVSSLEPVDAVVAVGASVAVGEPVGVLSPEGHVGPGTVHFGVRHRGEYVNPLLLVGGFERAVLLPCC; encoded by the coding sequence ATGCCTCGACACGCCGCACGTTCCGTCGGCGCGATCGCCGTCGCGGTCGCGGTGACTGTCGCGCTGAGCTCCACCACGGCCGGGGCCGCCGTCGGGCGCGACGATCCGACGAACGCGCGATGGCTGCCCCCGGTGGCTTCCCCCACCGTGGTGCGGGGGTTCGAGGCGCCCGAGCACGCGTACGCCGCGGGGCACCGCGGCGTCGACCTGCGCTCCGGCGCCGATGAGGTCGTCGTCGCGCCGGCCCTCGGCGTCGTCGCGTTCGCGGGGCCGGTCGCGGGACGTTCCGTGATCACGATCGATCACGGCGACGGCTTCGTCTCGAGCCTCGAGCCCGTGGACGCCGTCGTCGCCGTCGGAGCCAGCGTCGCGGTCGGTGAGCCGGTGGGTGTCCTGTCGCCCGAGGGGCATGTCGGCCCCGGGACGGTGCACTTCGGCGTCCGCCACCGCGGCGAATACGTCAACCCGCTGCTGCTGGTGGGGGGCTTCGAACGAGCGGTGCTGCTCCCCTGCTGCTGA
- the rpsB gene encoding 30S ribosomal protein S2 produces the protein MAVVTIRQLLDSGVHFGHQTRRWNPKVKRFILTERSGIHIIDLQQSLSYIDRAYEYVKETVAHGGTILFVGTKKQAQEVIAEQATRVGQPYVNQRWLGGLLTNFQTVSKRLARMKELEELDFENPAASGFTKKELLLKKRELDKLHKSLGGIRNLQKTPSAIWVVDAKREHLAIDEAKKLGIPVIGILDTNADPDEFQYPIPGNDDAIRSVSLLTRIVADAAAEGLIQRHQPADEAEPAEPLAEWERELLQSAPSEDAAAAEAPAAEDAPAVEDAPAADVATDDAAAEAPADEAQAETGEAESAEATEK, from the coding sequence ATGGCCGTCGTCACCATTCGCCAGCTGCTCGACAGCGGCGTCCACTTCGGGCACCAGACCCGCCGCTGGAACCCGAAAGTCAAGCGCTTCATCCTGACCGAGCGCTCGGGCATCCACATCATCGACCTGCAGCAGTCGCTGTCGTACATCGACCGTGCGTACGAGTACGTCAAGGAGACCGTCGCCCACGGTGGCACCATCCTCTTCGTCGGCACCAAGAAGCAGGCTCAGGAAGTCATCGCCGAGCAGGCGACCCGCGTGGGCCAGCCCTACGTGAACCAGCGTTGGCTGGGCGGTCTGCTCACCAACTTCCAGACGGTCTCGAAGCGCCTCGCCCGCATGAAGGAGCTCGAGGAGCTCGACTTCGAGAACCCCGCCGCGAGCGGCTTCACGAAGAAGGAGCTGCTGCTCAAGAAGCGCGAGCTCGACAAGCTGCACAAGTCGCTCGGCGGTATCCGCAACCTGCAGAAGACGCCGTCGGCCATCTGGGTCGTCGACGCCAAGCGTGAGCACCTCGCCATCGACGAGGCCAAGAAGCTCGGTATCCCCGTCATCGGCATCCTCGACACGAACGCCGACCCCGACGAGTTCCAGTACCCGATCCCCGGCAACGACGACGCGATCCGCTCGGTGAGCCTGCTCACGCGCATCGTCGCCGACGCCGCGGCCGAGGGTCTGATCCAGCGTCACCAGCCGGCCGACGAGGCCGAGCCGGCCGAGCCGCTCGCCGAGTGGGAGCGCGAGCTTCTCCAGAGCGCGCCCTCCGAGGATGCTGCCGCCGCCGAGGCGCCCGCCGCCGAGGATGCGCCTGCAGTCGAAGATGCGCCCGCCGCGGACGTCGCGACCGACGACGCCGCTGCGGAGGCCCCCGCCGACGAGGCGCAGGCCGAGACCGGCGAGGCGGAGTCCGCCGAGGCCACCGAGAAGTAA